The Polaromonas sp. SP1 DNA window ATTTGAAGCCCTCGCGCACAATGACATGGCAGGTCGTGCAGGCGCAGCTGAGGTCGCAGGCGTGCTCGATGTTGATCTTGTTGTCGAGCAGGGCTTCGCAGATCGAGGTACCGGCCGGCGCGCTGATCTCAGCGCCTTGGGGGCAGTACTCGGGATGGGGCAGTATTTTGATGATGGGCATGGTTGTCAGTCG harbors:
- the fdx gene encoding ISC system 2Fe-2S type ferredoxin, with amino-acid sequence MPIIKILPHPEYCPQGAEISAPAGTSICEALLDNKINIEHACDLSCACTTCHVIVREGFKSLNELDESEEDLLDRAWGLEPNSRLSCQAFLAQSDVTVEIPKYSINHAKENH